GGCGAGGATCTCGGCGGTCGACAGCGTCACGGGCCCGCGCGGGTGGGACTCCTCGATCGTGCGGTCGGCGACCTGGATCGACGGCGGGAGGTCGAACTCCGTGTCGGGCTTGACCACCCCCTCCTCGAGGGCGCCGGCGACGGTGATCGCCTTGAACGTCGAACCCGGCTCGTAGGTCGCCCCGACCGCGCGGTTCTGCGTCGCGTAGGGCGGGGCCGCCCCCGGCTTGTTGGCGTCGACCGCGGGCCAGTTGGCCAGCGCGAGGACCTCGCTGGTCTGCGGGTCCATGACGACGGCGGTCGCGCCCTTGGGCGAGTACGTGGCGCCGAGGCCCTTGAGGACCTCCTCGACCTTGTCCTGGATGTTGGCGTCGATGGTCAGGCGGACGGTCTGGCCGGGACGCGCCGGGACGACGTCGCGCACGGAGACCGCGTCGCCGACGCCGTCGCGCACCCGCTGGCGCTTGCCGTCGTGGCCCTTGAGCAGCTTGTCGAAGCGGTACTCGAGGCCGCGCAGCCCGTCGCCGTCGAGCCCGACCGTGCCGAGGACCTGCGAGGCCAGCGAGTCGCGGGGGTAGGCGCGCGACTGGTTCGGCGTGACGTCGATGCCCTCGATCGCCAGCTCCTGGACCTTCTTGGCGCGCGACGCCGGCACCTGGCGGGCGAGGAAGACGAAGCCGGTGTCGCGGCGGGTGAGCAGCTCGAGGACCTCGTCGGGGTCCTTGAACAGCAGGGGCGCGAGCTTGCGCGCGACCGCGCCCGGGTCCTTGACGAGGTACGGCGTCGCCGAGATGTCGTCGGCGGGCTCGGACACGGCCAGCTCGACGCCGCGGCGGTCGACGATCGAGCCGCGGTCGGCCGGCACGACGTCCATGTGCATCTGCTGGCTCGTGGCGGCCTGGGCGTAGCGGTCGCCGCTGAGGACGCCGAGCTGGAGCGCCCGCAGGCCGGCGAGGCTCAGCAGGACGAGGAAGGCGGCGAAGAGGAGGCCGATGCGCCGCTGGACCAGCACGGCGCCTACCCCTGCGGCGCCGCGACGGCGCCCGTGGCCGCCGTGGTCGGGGCGGTCGGTGTCGCTGGCGGCGCCTGGGCCGCCGGGGCGGTCTGGGGCGTGGCGGTCGGGGTCGCGGCCGGCGCCGGGCCCTGGGCCTGCGTGGCGGTCGTCGCGGGTGGCGTGCTCGTCGTGGTCGCCGGCGTGGAGGTCGTCGTGCCGGCCGCCGGGGTGGTGGCGGTGGTCGTGGCCGCCTGGCTCCCCGGCTGCTGGGCCTGCGCGGCGGCGGTGCTGCTGCCGGGCTTGACCGGCGAGGGCGTGGTGATGCCCTTGGCGGCCGCGCGGGCGTCCGTGCGCTCGCCGCGGACGGTGACGTAGCGGAAGGAGCCGGCGGCGGGGACGACCATGCCCATGCGGCGGGCGGCGTTCGCGAGGCGCTCGCTGCTCTCGAGCTTCGAGACGTCGCTGCGCAGCGCGTCGTTCTGGCGCTCGAGCGTGGCGGAGGCCTCGACGGCGCGGCCGATGCCCGAGTTGAGCTTCAGCATCGAGACCTGCATGAAGACGATGCCCATGAGGCCGAGCGCGACCAGCGGCACCCAGCCGCTGCCGCGCAGCAGGCGGTCCAGGACGGGTGCGTCGGGCAGCGCACGCAGGCGGGCGACGGCCCGGGCGCCGAGCGTCGGCTGGGCCGCCGGCGGGCGGGCGGGCCGGCGGCGGCTCGGCGCGGGCGCGGCGGCGGGCTTGGAGCGGCGACGGCGGACGGCCGGCGCCGGCATGGTCCGCGTCCCGGCGTAGGTCCCTGCGGGCGGGGTCACGCCGCCACCTCGAGCTTGCGCGCGACGCGGAGCCTCGCGCTGGCGGAGCGGGGGTTGGCCGCGACCTCCCCCGGCGTCGGGGCGATCGAGCGGCGGGTGAGCAGCTCGGCCTCCGGCTCGTGGCCGCACCGGCACACCGG
The DNA window shown above is from Conexibacter sp. SYSU D00693 and carries:
- a CDS encoding penicillin-binding protein 2, translated to MLVQRRIGLLFAAFLVLLSLAGLRALQLGVLSGDRYAQAATSQQMHMDVVPADRGSIVDRRGVELAVSEPADDISATPYLVKDPGAVARKLAPLLFKDPDEVLELLTRRDTGFVFLARQVPASRAKKVQELAIEGIDVTPNQSRAYPRDSLASQVLGTVGLDGDGLRGLEYRFDKLLKGHDGKRQRVRDGVGDAVSVRDVVPARPGQTVRLTIDANIQDKVEEVLKGLGATYSPKGATAVVMDPQTSEVLALANWPAVDANKPGAAPPYATQNRAVGATYEPGSTFKAITVAGALEEGVVKPDTEFDLPPSIQVADRTIEESHPRGPVTLSTAEILAQSSNVGAIKVGMALGDKRFDHWMRKFGFGRPTGVALPGEERGILPLLKNYSGSTMGNLPIGQGQSVTPMQMAQAYAAIANGGVLRTPRMVRSIGGEPVAAPRGKRVISQNTAAALRGMLKGVFAPGGTASEVHIPGYDLAGKTGTANKVDAATGEYSKANYIASFVGFAPTNRPKLLISVMVDEPHGAIYGGEVAAPAFGRIAAFALPYLGIEPR